The following proteins come from a genomic window of Posidoniimonas polymericola:
- the mutL gene encoding DNA mismatch repair endonuclease MutL, giving the protein MIKLLPSSVINKIAAGEVIERPASVVKELIENAVDAGAQRVDVAIEQGGGELIRVADDGCGIPPDELPLAVTNHATSKIESADDLFRVGTMGFRGEALASIAEVSRFTLRSRTPGATGGAELVVSGGQAEPVAPAGCPVGTTVEVRNLFFNTPVRQKFLRTPQTEIGHCAEAFTRVALAHPERRFSLSHNGRTLHDLPPTDDWRSRIAVLFGQEIADALIAVESEEDGVRLAGYAANPTLSRANNRLQYLLLNGRVIRDRSLQHALGEAYRGLLLTGRYPICFLRLDMPADKVDVNVHPTKLEVRFQDGGRHYSQLLGTLRTKFLTTDLKPVERSSDPTEDEADAGGSSELVNWARTQLTQRRLDASHEGRAPATPSSAPGEPLTLRRFTPAAEAEARSAGNPWRPAGAAAAGYASTEQPQEATSRVDTPHDQTPGGGAPNALQLHNRYLVVETEAGLEIIDQHALHERILYEQIRTKVLAGALEKQKLLVPEPVDLSPSEAAAVLENQSLLADLGIEVEPFGGDTVLVASYPAMLAKLAPAEVLRSVVEQLVGGGKAPDRRDTLDELLHMMSCKAAVKYGDPLTPHEITALLDQRGLTENHHHCPHGRPTALVFTCDELDRRFKRI; this is encoded by the coding sequence GTGATCAAGCTGCTGCCTAGTTCCGTCATCAACAAGATCGCCGCCGGCGAGGTGATCGAGCGGCCGGCGAGCGTCGTCAAGGAACTCATCGAGAACGCGGTCGACGCCGGCGCCCAGCGCGTCGACGTGGCGATCGAGCAGGGGGGCGGCGAGCTGATCCGCGTCGCCGACGACGGCTGCGGCATCCCCCCGGACGAGCTGCCGCTGGCCGTGACCAACCACGCGACCAGCAAGATCGAATCGGCCGACGACCTGTTCCGCGTCGGCACGATGGGATTCCGCGGCGAGGCGCTGGCCTCGATCGCCGAGGTCAGCCGGTTCACGCTCCGCAGCCGCACCCCGGGCGCGACCGGCGGGGCCGAGCTGGTGGTGAGCGGCGGCCAGGCCGAGCCGGTCGCCCCCGCCGGCTGCCCGGTCGGCACGACCGTCGAGGTCCGCAACCTGTTCTTCAACACGCCGGTGCGGCAGAAGTTCCTCCGCACGCCGCAGACCGAGATCGGCCACTGCGCCGAGGCGTTCACCCGCGTCGCCCTGGCGCACCCCGAGCGGCGGTTCTCGCTCAGCCACAACGGCCGCACCCTGCACGACCTGCCGCCGACCGACGACTGGCGGTCGCGGATCGCGGTGCTGTTCGGCCAGGAGATCGCCGACGCGCTGATCGCGGTCGAGAGCGAAGAAGACGGCGTCCGCCTGGCGGGCTACGCGGCCAACCCAACGCTGAGCCGCGCGAACAACCGGCTGCAGTACCTGCTGCTCAACGGCCGCGTGATCCGCGACCGCTCGCTGCAGCACGCCCTCGGCGAGGCGTACCGCGGCCTGCTCTTGACCGGCCGCTACCCGATCTGCTTCCTGCGGCTCGACATGCCGGCCGACAAGGTCGACGTGAACGTCCACCCGACCAAGCTCGAGGTCCGCTTCCAGGACGGCGGCCGCCACTACAGCCAGCTGCTCGGCACGCTGCGGACCAAGTTCCTCACGACCGACCTCAAGCCGGTCGAGCGGAGCAGCGACCCAACCGAGGACGAGGCCGACGCCGGCGGCAGCAGCGAGCTGGTCAACTGGGCCCGCACGCAACTGACCCAGCGGCGGCTTGATGCATCTCACGAGGGAAGAGCCCCCGCTACCCCCAGCTCGGCGCCCGGCGAGCCGCTCACGCTCCGCCGCTTCACGCCCGCCGCCGAAGCCGAGGCCCGCTCGGCCGGCAACCCGTGGCGCCCGGCCGGCGCGGCGGCAGCCGGCTACGCTTCCACTGAGCAGCCCCAAGAGGCCACCTCGCGGGTCGACACGCCGCACGACCAGACGCCCGGCGGCGGCGCCCCCAACGCGCTGCAGCTGCACAACCGCTACCTCGTCGTGGAGACCGAGGCCGGCCTGGAGATCATCGACCAGCACGCCCTGCACGAGCGGATCCTGTACGAGCAGATCCGCACGAAGGTGCTCGCCGGGGCGCTCGAGAAGCAGAAGCTGCTGGTGCCCGAGCCGGTCGACCTGTCGCCGTCCGAGGCGGCCGCCGTGCTCGAGAACCAGTCGCTGCTGGCGGACCTGGGGATCGAGGTCGAGCCGTTCGGGGGCGACACCGTGCTGGTGGCGTCGTACCCGGCGATGCTGGCCAAGCTGGCCCCGGCCGAGGTGCTGCGCAGCGTCGTCGAGCAACTCGTCGGCGGCGGCAAGGCGCCCGACCGCCGCGACACGCTCGACGAGCTGCTGCACATGATGAGCTGCAAGGCGGCGGTCAAGTACGGCGACCCCCTCACCCCGCACGAGATCACGGCGCTGCTCGACCAGCGGGGCCTGACCGAGAACCACCACCACTGCCCCCACGGCCGCCCGACCGCCCTAGTGTTCACCTGCGACGAGCTCGACCGGCGGTTCAAGCGGATCTGA
- the aroE gene encoding shikimate dehydrogenase: MICVSIGRSRHKHMLAEHKHLVEQGAKLVELRLDYISTRVNLHRLVVDRPCPVIVTCRREEDGGKFTGDEAARQTLLREAIAMGVDYVDIEDDIADKIPRYGKTKRIISHHNFRHTPADLDSLHAKLAALDPDIVKIATMAHRPDDNLRMLDLVRTSEIPTVGMCMGDIGACSRILGAKYGAPFTYATFHHERALAPGQLSYDQMVSIYRHDQINADTEVFGVIADPIAHSLSPHIHNAAFAKAGLNAVYVPFRVPADDLAKFIADVPKLGIKGLSVTIPHKEAIAGSLTKFSPAAKGIGAVNTVLFRDGEVIGGNTDCQAAMDAMEAALGEVGADPSPLKGKRALVLGAGGVSRAIMYGLKKRGVKTTVTSRTRSRSEKLAADFDAKAVDWEARGLGDVDILINGTPIGMHPNVDESPVKKSCLKPSMLVFDTVYNPESTLLIKDARDHGAKVVTGVEMFVRQAELQYQLFTGQRAPEGVMRETLKRVIGPVKY, encoded by the coding sequence ATGATTTGCGTCTCGATTGGCCGGAGCCGGCACAAGCACATGCTGGCCGAGCACAAGCACCTGGTGGAGCAGGGGGCGAAGCTCGTCGAGCTGCGGCTCGACTACATCTCGACCCGGGTGAACCTGCACCGGCTGGTGGTCGACCGGCCCTGCCCGGTGATCGTCACCTGCCGGCGTGAGGAGGACGGGGGCAAGTTCACCGGCGACGAGGCCGCGCGGCAGACGCTGCTCCGCGAGGCGATCGCGATGGGCGTGGACTATGTGGACATCGAGGACGACATCGCCGACAAGATCCCGCGGTACGGCAAGACCAAGCGGATCATCAGCCACCACAACTTCCGGCACACGCCGGCCGACCTCGACTCCCTGCACGCCAAGCTGGCGGCGCTCGACCCGGACATCGTCAAGATCGCGACCATGGCCCACCGGCCGGACGACAACCTCCGCATGCTCGACCTGGTCCGCACCAGCGAGATCCCGACGGTCGGCATGTGCATGGGCGACATCGGCGCGTGCTCGCGGATCCTCGGCGCCAAGTACGGCGCGCCGTTCACCTACGCCACGTTCCACCACGAGCGGGCGCTGGCCCCTGGTCAGCTCAGCTACGACCAGATGGTCAGCATCTACCGGCACGATCAGATCAACGCCGACACCGAGGTGTTCGGCGTCATCGCCGACCCGATCGCGCACAGCCTGAGCCCGCACATCCACAACGCGGCGTTCGCCAAGGCGGGGCTCAACGCGGTGTACGTGCCGTTCCGTGTGCCGGCGGACGACCTGGCCAAGTTCATCGCCGACGTGCCGAAGCTCGGCATCAAGGGGCTGTCGGTGACGATCCCGCACAAGGAGGCGATCGCCGGCAGCCTGACCAAGTTCTCGCCCGCCGCTAAGGGGATCGGCGCGGTCAACACCGTCTTGTTCCGCGACGGCGAGGTGATCGGCGGCAACACCGACTGCCAGGCCGCGATGGACGCCATGGAGGCCGCCCTCGGCGAGGTCGGCGCGGACCCCAGCCCGCTGAAGGGCAAGCGTGCGTTGGTGCTCGGCGCCGGCGGCGTGTCGCGCGCGATCATGTACGGCCTCAAGAAGCGGGGCGTGAAGACCACGGTCACCAGCCGCACCCGCAGCCGGTCCGAAAAGCTGGCCGCCGACTTCGACGCCAAGGCGGTCGACTGGGAGGCCCGCGGCCTGGGCGACGTCGACATCCTGATCAACGGCACGCCGATCGGCATGCACCCGAACGTCGACGAGTCGCCGGTCAAGAAGTCGTGCCTGAAGCCGTCGATGCTGGTCTTCGACACGGTCTACAACCCCGAGTCGACCCTGCTGATCAAGGACGCCCGGGACCACGGCGCGAAGGTCGTGACCGGCGTCGAGATGTTTGTCCGCCAGGCGGAGCTGCAGTACCAGCTTTTTACCGGTCAGCGGGCGCCTGAGGGCGTGATGCGCGAGACGCTCAAGCGGGTCATCGGCCCGGTGAAGTACTAG
- a CDS encoding shikimate kinase translates to MTQPTRLFLIGYRGSGKSTVARLLAERLGWSWVDADDELEREAGRTIAEIFAADGEPAFRDLEEQVVARLCGADQTVVALGGGAILRQANRERLAESGPVVWLTAPAGVLAERITADQTTGDRRPSLTGAGVTQEIEQVLAARTPLYQACATLTVEVADRTPAEVAEEIAGQIGPPAGRSHTT, encoded by the coding sequence ATGACCCAACCAACCCGCTTGTTCTTGATCGGCTACCGCGGCAGCGGCAAGTCGACCGTCGCGCGGCTTCTGGCCGAGCGGCTTGGCTGGTCGTGGGTCGACGCCGACGACGAGCTCGAGCGTGAGGCCGGCCGCACCATCGCCGAGATCTTCGCGGCCGACGGCGAGCCCGCCTTCCGCGACCTCGAGGAGCAGGTCGTCGCGCGGCTGTGCGGCGCCGACCAGACCGTCGTGGCGCTCGGCGGCGGCGCGATCCTCCGTCAGGCGAATCGCGAGCGGCTTGCCGAGTCGGGCCCCGTGGTGTGGCTCACCGCGCCGGCCGGGGTGCTCGCCGAGCGGATCACCGCCGACCAGACCACCGGCGACCGCCGCCCCAGCCTGACCGGCGCCGGCGTGACGCAGGAAATCGAGCAGGTGCTCGCCGCCCGGACCCCGCTCTACCAGGCGTGTGCTACCCTTACCGTTGAGGTCGCCGACCGCACGCCCGCGGAGGTTGCCGAGGAGATCGCCGGCCAGATCGGGCCGCCGGCCGGCCGCTCACACACGACCTAA
- a CDS encoding prepilin peptidase: protein MQQLMDVPLPLRLIVVALLGAVAGSLLNAAVYEFAYDRRRCSPWQPTPEGVGPRGWLDRLPVIGWLRLRRDAGVLGRGYWVRPLLLELMFAGAVAALYWWEVDRHMLIDPLLPVATPVDWRALSGVLHTQFFAHAVLAAFMWVGAWIDIDEKTIPDAVTWPGTFLGLLLITLTPLAALPQVVSEPVAPAVSAPLVTPAGQPVMDFNGDPFYVAPTQPFSPNDWPEWLIAPRSRWGIAVGLGCWWFWGLAIADRTWPRRLGRSNHWWAKLGVWRGRLWRDLSSFPLRNVLLTGTLLIAMVWFAGGAAWHGLLSGLIGLVLGCALVWAVRVVGSAAMGREAMGFGDVTLMMMIGVLVGWQACLAVFFLAPFAGLVLGLLSLILRRGDAIPYGPFLCLAAAFTVVFWGKVWPRAEVLFAAGWLVPIVLGVCIALLGLLLMLIQLAKRPFMRD from the coding sequence ATGCAGCAGCTCATGGATGTGCCGCTCCCGTTGCGTCTGATCGTGGTCGCGCTGCTCGGTGCCGTTGCGGGGTCGCTGCTCAACGCGGCGGTCTACGAGTTCGCCTACGACCGCCGCCGGTGCTCCCCCTGGCAGCCCACGCCCGAGGGGGTCGGCCCGCGGGGCTGGCTCGACCGGCTGCCGGTGATTGGCTGGCTGCGGCTGCGGCGCGACGCCGGGGTGCTGGGCCGCGGCTACTGGGTGCGGCCGCTGCTCTTGGAGCTGATGTTCGCCGGCGCTGTCGCGGCGCTCTACTGGTGGGAGGTCGACCGGCACATGCTGATCGACCCGCTGCTGCCGGTCGCCACGCCGGTCGACTGGCGGGCGTTGTCGGGCGTGCTGCACACGCAGTTCTTCGCCCACGCGGTGCTGGCGGCGTTCATGTGGGTCGGCGCCTGGATCGACATCGACGAGAAGACCATCCCCGACGCGGTGACCTGGCCCGGCACGTTCCTGGGCCTGCTGCTGATCACGCTGACGCCGCTCGCCGCGCTGCCGCAGGTGGTGTCGGAGCCTGTCGCGCCGGCGGTCTCGGCTCCGCTGGTGACGCCGGCTGGTCAGCCGGTGATGGACTTCAACGGCGACCCGTTCTACGTCGCCCCGACGCAGCCGTTCAGCCCGAACGACTGGCCCGAGTGGCTGATCGCCCCCCGCAGCCGCTGGGGCATCGCGGTCGGGCTGGGCTGCTGGTGGTTCTGGGGGCTGGCGATCGCCGACCGCACGTGGCCGCGGCGGCTGGGACGCAGCAACCACTGGTGGGCCAAGCTGGGCGTCTGGCGGGGTCGGTTGTGGCGTGACCTCAGCAGCTTCCCGCTCCGCAACGTGCTGCTGACCGGCACGCTCTTGATCGCGATGGTTTGGTTTGCCGGCGGCGCCGCGTGGCACGGGCTGCTCTCTGGGTTGATCGGGCTGGTGCTCGGCTGCGCGCTGGTGTGGGCCGTGCGGGTGGTTGGGTCGGCCGCGATGGGCCGCGAGGCGATGGGCTTCGGCGACGTCACGCTGATGATGATGATCGGGGTCTTGGTAGGCTGGCAGGCGTGCCTGGCGGTCTTCTTCCTGGCCCCGTTCGCCGGGCTCGTGCTGGGGCTGTTGAGCCTGATCCTCCGCCGCGGCGACGCCATCCCCTACGGGCCGTTCCTCTGCCTGGCCGCGGCGTTCACGGTAGTCTTCTGGGGTAAGGTTTGGCCCCGAGCCGAGGTGCTGTTCGCCGCCGGCTGGCTGGTGCCGATTGTGCTGGGGGTCTGCATCGCGCTGCTCGGCCTGTTGCTGATGCTGATCCAGTTGGCCAAGCGGCCGTTTATGCGTGACTGA
- a CDS encoding SMP-30/gluconolactonase/LRE family protein: protein MQRFSPLLVALLVIANVAYAADPIPGVGPAGAVERVSLGHTFVEGPAWDGAGRLYFTDIPSNTIHVLEQGRVTAFTTESRRANGLMLAADGRLVACEMSGALVAYDTKTKARTVLASEFKGKPFNAPNDLVIDRTGGVYFTDPMFGAPALLPQGQQGVYYLPAGGDQAVSVAQDLKAPNGVLLSPDENTLYVLPSASPVMLAYAVESPGRLGPAREFCRTKGGPNEGSDGGAMDSQGNVYLTTSSGVQVFSSAGDYLGTIELPEHPANCTFGGPDLKTLYVTARTSLYAVPMEVVGHRYAPREPKQ, encoded by the coding sequence ATGCAGCGATTCTCCCCCTTGTTAGTTGCTCTGTTGGTCATTGCGAACGTTGCCTACGCGGCCGATCCGATCCCCGGCGTGGGGCCGGCGGGCGCGGTCGAGCGGGTCTCGCTCGGGCACACGTTTGTCGAGGGCCCGGCGTGGGACGGGGCAGGGCGGCTCTACTTCACCGACATCCCGAGCAACACGATCCACGTGCTCGAACAGGGCCGCGTCACGGCGTTCACTACCGAATCGCGGCGGGCCAACGGGCTGATGCTCGCCGCCGACGGGCGGCTGGTCGCGTGCGAGATGTCGGGCGCCCTGGTCGCCTATGACACGAAGACGAAAGCCCGCACCGTGCTGGCGAGTGAGTTCAAAGGCAAGCCGTTCAACGCCCCCAATGACCTGGTGATCGACCGCACCGGCGGGGTCTACTTCACCGACCCGATGTTTGGCGCGCCCGCCCTGCTGCCGCAGGGCCAGCAGGGCGTCTACTACCTGCCGGCCGGCGGCGACCAGGCGGTGAGCGTCGCCCAGGACTTGAAGGCGCCCAACGGCGTGCTGCTGTCGCCCGATGAGAATACTTTGTACGTGCTGCCCAGCGCGTCGCCGGTGATGCTGGCCTACGCGGTTGAGTCGCCCGGCCGACTCGGCCCCGCGCGGGAGTTCTGCCGCACCAAGGGGGGCCCGAACGAGGGCTCCGACGGCGGCGCGATGGACTCCCAGGGGAACGTCTACCTAACGACCTCGTCGGGCGTGCAGGTGTTCAGCTCCGCAGGCGATTACCTCGGCACAATCGAGCTGCCCGAGCACCCCGCCAACTGCACCTTTGGCGGACCGGACCTGAAGACGCTGTATGTTACCGCACGGACCAGCCTGTACGCCGTGCCGATGGAGGTCGTTGGGCATCGCTACGCACCGAGGGAGCCGAAACAGTGA
- a CDS encoding alpha/beta hydrolase family protein — MILKTAPRTLALLATLVAAMANAAYADELDLPDPLVAENGQAVTSEHQWFKQRRPEMLELFRTQVYGRAPIGRPGGMRWELENEDPQAMDGAATLSQVAIHLPGRGGEAVVHLTLFTPNNVEEPTPGFLLICNRDLENIDPTRREKSPFWPAERLIERGYFAATFHYADIDPDEHDDFQNGVHGLYDDPDHPRPDDAWGSVAAWAWGASRVMDYLESRADIDRERVAVVGHSRGGKTALWCGAEDQRFALVVSNNSGCTGAALARRKHGERVARINRSFPHWFCENYNRYNDNEDALPVDQHELVALVAPRLAYIASASEDDWADPLGEFLAGVHAGPVYRLLGGEGLTASDMPPADQPLHGGRIGYHLRSGGHNLTEYDWGRFMDFADRHWRRP; from the coding sequence GTGATCCTCAAGACCGCGCCCAGGACGCTGGCCTTGCTTGCCACGCTGGTTGCCGCCATGGCCAACGCCGCGTACGCCGACGAGCTCGACCTGCCCGACCCGCTGGTCGCGGAGAACGGCCAGGCGGTCACCTCGGAGCACCAGTGGTTCAAGCAGCGGCGTCCGGAGATGCTCGAGCTGTTCCGCACGCAGGTCTACGGCCGCGCCCCAATCGGCCGGCCCGGCGGCATGCGGTGGGAGTTGGAAAACGAAGACCCCCAAGCGATGGACGGGGCGGCAACGCTCAGCCAGGTCGCCATCCACCTGCCGGGCCGCGGCGGCGAGGCGGTGGTCCACCTGACGCTGTTCACGCCGAACAACGTTGAGGAGCCTACGCCGGGCTTCCTCTTGATCTGCAACCGCGACCTAGAGAACATCGACCCAACGCGGCGCGAGAAGAGCCCGTTCTGGCCGGCCGAGCGGCTGATCGAGCGGGGCTACTTCGCCGCGACCTTCCACTACGCCGACATCGACCCCGACGAGCACGACGACTTCCAGAACGGCGTGCACGGCCTGTACGACGACCCGGACCACCCGCGGCCGGACGACGCGTGGGGCTCGGTTGCCGCGTGGGCGTGGGGGGCGAGCCGCGTGATGGACTACCTCGAGAGCCGCGCGGACATCGACCGAGAGCGGGTCGCCGTGGTGGGGCACTCGCGGGGCGGCAAGACCGCGCTGTGGTGCGGCGCCGAGGACCAACGGTTTGCCCTGGTGGTGAGCAACAACTCCGGCTGCACCGGGGCCGCGCTCGCGCGGCGGAAGCACGGCGAGCGGGTGGCGCGGATCAACCGCTCGTTCCCGCACTGGTTCTGTGAGAACTACAACCGGTACAACGACAACGAGGACGCCCTGCCGGTCGACCAGCACGAGCTGGTCGCGCTGGTCGCCCCGCGGCTGGCGTACATCGCCAGCGCCTCGGAGGACGACTGGGCCGACCCGCTCGGCGAGTTCCTGGCGGGCGTCCACGCGGGGCCGGTCTACCGGTTGCTGGGCGGCGAGGGGCTCACAGCGAGCGACATGCCCCCCGCGGATCAGCCGCTGCACGGTGGCCGTATTGGTTACCACCTCCGCAGCGGCGGCCACAACCTGACCGAGTACGACTGGGGGCGGTTTATGGACTTTGCCGATCGTCACTGGCGGCGGCCATAG
- a CDS encoding sigma-54-dependent transcriptional regulator yields MPPAAPQKRTAAAGPPVKVLIVDNDDAHADAMGASLEKVGYDCVLATSGGDGAKLLERDAYEIVVTDLVMPGVGGLEILAKSKELLPDAEVILVTGHGTVESAVEAMRAGAFNYLLKPLDLQQLRAVVDNAARSQHLRRANAELSRRLDEKFGFEGVIGNSEPMRGVVERLSRIAPTDATVLIQGGTGTGKELVAQAIHQNSPRKPRPFVALNCGALSENILESELFGHVKGAFTDAARDRVGKFEYADGGTLFLDEVGDMPLATQIKLLRVLESGEITRVGSNEIVKVNVRILSATNRDLEAAIADGTFREDLYHRLKVLTVRLPRLVERREDIPLLIDHFVKMHAARHNKEITGVSTAARRRLLAYDWPGNVRELKNAVETMVVIDYDGVLDLDDLPPEMIGGDQAANGASGGGGGGENFGGAGGLADLVGKTFSELEALFIAETLKVTGGNREEAAGMLGIGERTLYRKIKEYGLN; encoded by the coding sequence TTGCCTCCCGCTGCCCCACAAAAACGAACCGCCGCCGCCGGGCCGCCGGTCAAGGTGCTGATTGTCGACAACGACGACGCCCACGCCGACGCGATGGGGGCGAGCCTCGAGAAGGTCGGCTACGACTGCGTGCTCGCCACCAGCGGCGGCGACGGCGCCAAGCTGCTGGAGCGCGACGCCTACGAGATCGTCGTCACGGACCTGGTGATGCCGGGCGTCGGCGGTCTGGAGATCCTCGCCAAGAGCAAGGAGCTCTTGCCCGACGCCGAGGTGATCCTGGTGACCGGGCACGGCACCGTGGAGTCCGCGGTCGAGGCGATGCGGGCCGGGGCGTTCAACTACCTGCTCAAGCCGCTCGACCTGCAGCAGCTCCGGGCGGTGGTCGACAACGCGGCGCGGAGCCAGCACCTCCGCCGCGCCAACGCGGAACTCAGCCGGCGGCTCGACGAGAAGTTCGGCTTCGAGGGGGTGATCGGCAACAGCGAGCCGATGCGGGGCGTGGTCGAGCGGCTCAGCCGCATCGCGCCGACCGACGCCACCGTGCTGATCCAAGGCGGGACCGGCACCGGCAAGGAGCTGGTCGCGCAGGCGATCCACCAGAACAGCCCCCGCAAGCCGCGGCCGTTCGTGGCGCTCAACTGCGGCGCGCTGTCGGAGAACATCCTCGAGAGCGAGCTGTTCGGCCACGTCAAAGGCGCCTTCACCGACGCCGCGCGGGACCGGGTCGGCAAGTTCGAGTACGCCGACGGCGGCACGCTGTTCCTCGACGAGGTTGGCGACATGCCGCTCGCCACCCAGATCAAGCTGCTGCGGGTGCTGGAGAGCGGCGAGATCACCCGCGTGGGGAGCAACGAGATCGTGAAGGTCAACGTGCGGATCCTGTCGGCCACCAACCGCGACCTCGAGGCCGCGATCGCCGACGGCACGTTCCGCGAGGACCTGTACCACCGGCTGAAGGTGCTGACCGTGCGGCTGCCGCGGCTGGTCGAGCGGCGGGAGGACATCCCGCTCTTGATCGACCACTTCGTCAAGATGCACGCCGCGCGGCACAACAAGGAGATCACCGGCGTGTCGACCGCCGCGCGGCGGCGGCTGCTGGCGTACGACTGGCCCGGCAACGTGCGGGAGCTCAAGAACGCGGTCGAGACCATGGTCGTCATCGACTACGACGGCGTGCTGGACCTCGACGACCTGCCGCCCGAGATGATCGGCGGCGACCAGGCTGCTAACGGGGCCAGCGGCGGCGGGGGCGGCGGCGAGAATTTTGGCGGCGCCGGGGGCCTGGCCGACCTGGTCGGCAAGACCTTCAGTGAGCTCGAGGCCCTGTTCATCGCCGAGACCCTCAAGGTCACCGGCGGCAACCGCGAGGAGGCCGCCGGCATGCTCGGCATCGGCGAGCGGACGCTGTACCGCAAGATCAAAGAGTACGGATTGAATTAG